In Niveispirillum cyanobacteriorum, the following proteins share a genomic window:
- a CDS encoding HIT family protein codes for MTQPNATMLKFGHPASVVADTALWSVQVRPQQPALGSLVLVCKEPATAFGQLTPAAFAGLQEVVARVESVLTRFTAYQKINYLMLMMVDPDVHFHVIPRYEGARDYLGVSFPDAGWPGPPALGQAVALDADMLAALTADLKALWVDVT; via the coding sequence ATGACACAGCCCAATGCCACCATGCTGAAATTCGGCCATCCGGCCAGCGTTGTGGCGGATACGGCCCTGTGGTCGGTACAGGTACGGCCGCAGCAACCGGCCCTGGGCTCCCTTGTTCTGGTCTGCAAGGAGCCGGCGACCGCCTTTGGGCAGTTGACGCCGGCGGCGTTCGCAGGGCTGCAGGAGGTGGTGGCGCGGGTGGAGAGTGTGCTGACCCGGTTCACCGCCTATCAGAAGATCAACTACCTGATGCTGATGATGGTGGACCCCGACGTGCATTTCCATGTCATCCCCCGCTATGAAGGCGCGCGGGACTATCTCGGCGTCAGCTTCCCCGATGCCGGCTGGCCCGGCCCGCCGGCGCTGGGCCAGGCGGTGGCGCTGGATGCCGATATGCTGGCGGCGCTGACCGCCGATCTGAAGGCATTGTGGGTGGATGTGACGTGA
- a CDS encoding LysE family translocator: MFDISLVGNLLPVPLPVLGGFAALSLGMVLTPGPNMAYLVSRSICQGRGAGLISLMGVGTGFVIFLTATVLGLTAVLSAVPLAFDLIRWAGAAYLAWLAWNALRPGGHSPFQVRDLPPDSPRRLYTMGLVTNLLNPKAAMLYLSLLPQFIDPARGPVLAQGLELGAVQISISLSVNAIFILIGGGIACFLAGQPVWARVQRMVMGSVLAGLAAHMAINR, encoded by the coding sequence ATGTTTGACATCAGCTTGGTTGGCAATCTTCTGCCGGTGCCACTGCCCGTTCTAGGCGGCTTTGCGGCACTGAGCCTTGGCATGGTGCTGACGCCGGGTCCCAACATGGCCTATCTCGTCTCCCGGTCCATCTGTCAGGGACGCGGCGCCGGCCTGATCTCGCTGATGGGGGTAGGGACCGGCTTTGTCATCTTCCTGACGGCGACGGTTTTGGGCCTGACCGCGGTGCTGTCTGCCGTACCTCTGGCTTTCGACCTCATCCGCTGGGCCGGCGCCGCCTATCTGGCGTGGCTAGCCTGGAACGCGCTGCGTCCCGGCGGACATTCCCCGTTTCAAGTTCGCGATCTGCCGCCCGACAGCCCTCGTCGCCTTTACACAATGGGACTGGTGACCAACCTGCTGAACCCCAAGGCGGCGATGCTGTACCTGTCGCTCTTGCCGCAATTCATTGATCCGGCGCGCGGGCCTGTCCTGGCGCAGGGTCTGGAACTGGGCGCTGTGCAGATCAGTATCAGCCTGTCGGTGAATGCCATTTTCATCCTGATCGGTGGTGGCATCGCCTGCTTCCTGGCAGGGCAACCGGTTTGGGCGCGCGTGCAGCGCATGGTCATGGGATCAGTCCTGGCCGGGCTTGCCGCTCATATGGCGATCAATCGATAA
- a CDS encoding LptF/LptG family permease, with amino-acid sequence MNGSPLPSERQYQLHSTRLIDRYILTETLKPLFASLLVVLVALLMERLLRLFDLLANHGGPFDMVIRLVANLVPHYLGLALPAAFFISMFIIVARMGEDNELDALQSAGLSVPRIARSFLGLGVALMVFSIILFGYLQPYGRYGYSAIYHMVVNAAWDATVPQATFVDAGEGVTISADMVDPTGRRLEKVFVQQDRDNGEKWVTTAVTGALAATPDRQRVLVTLHDGVQVRVLPDGRRQVMEFGEMTLDKPFRLVTEPFRERGGSERELTLHELWSEMHDPQSILPFNKVRSELHARLARSLSLPLLPLLAVPMGMAAKRARRGQGIALATLILIIYHHLIQLGESLGDVGRLPPSIGIWVPFGLFCLLCGWLFHRADVRPGENPFAAMFDTIDTATSFVGRLFKRRKKKAVGAKP; translated from the coding sequence GTGAACGGTTCGCCGCTGCCGTCAGAACGGCAATATCAGCTTCACTCCACGCGGCTGATCGACCGCTATATCCTGACCGAGACGCTGAAGCCGTTGTTCGCGTCGCTCCTGGTCGTGCTGGTGGCGCTGCTGATGGAACGGCTGCTGCGGCTGTTCGACCTGCTGGCCAATCATGGCGGGCCGTTCGACATGGTCATCCGGCTGGTCGCCAATCTGGTGCCGCATTATCTGGGTCTGGCCCTGCCGGCGGCGTTCTTTATCTCCATGTTCATCATCGTCGCCCGGATGGGGGAGGATAATGAACTGGACGCGTTGCAGTCGGCCGGCCTGTCCGTGCCGCGCATCGCCCGGTCCTTCCTGGGTCTGGGTGTGGCCCTGATGGTGTTTTCCATCATCCTGTTCGGCTATCTCCAGCCCTATGGTCGTTATGGCTACAGCGCCATTTATCACATGGTAGTCAATGCGGCCTGGGACGCGACGGTGCCGCAAGCCACTTTTGTCGATGCCGGCGAAGGCGTCACCATCTCCGCCGATATGGTGGACCCGACGGGGCGCCGTCTGGAAAAGGTGTTTGTGCAGCAGGACCGCGACAATGGCGAGAAGTGGGTGACCACAGCCGTCACCGGCGCCCTGGCCGCCACACCCGACCGGCAGCGTGTGCTGGTTACCCTGCATGACGGGGTGCAGGTGCGCGTGCTTCCGGATGGCCGCCGGCAGGTGATGGAGTTCGGGGAAATGACACTGGATAAGCCATTCCGGCTGGTCACCGAACCGTTTCGCGAACGTGGCGGCAGCGAGCGTGAACTGACCTTGCATGAGCTATGGTCGGAAATGCACGACCCGCAGTCGATCCTGCCTTTCAACAAGGTGCGGTCGGAACTGCATGCGCGGCTGGCCCGGTCACTGTCATTGCCGCTGCTGCCCCTGCTGGCCGTGCCGATGGGTATGGCGGCGAAGCGGGCGCGGCGCGGGCAGGGGATCGCGTTGGCGACCCTGATCCTGATCATCTACCATCATCTGATCCAGCTGGGTGAAAGCCTGGGTGATGTTGGACGCCTGCCGCCCAGCATCGGCATCTGGGTGCCGTTCGGCCTGTTTTGCCTGCTGTGCGGCTGGTTGTTCCACCGCGCCGATGTGCGGCCGGGAGAAAATCCGTTCGCGGCCATGTTCGATACCATCGACACCGCGACAAGCTTCGTTGGCCGTCTGTTCAAGCGCCGGAAAAAGAAGGCGGTGGGGGCCAAGCCATGA
- a CDS encoding pyridoxal phosphate-dependent decarboxylase family protein — translation MDELSLIRDADSRAAAYLGGVAGRRVFPDQSALDGLSAFAEPLPYRGRPAEETLAMLDGVGGPATVTSNGPRYFGFVIGAALPVAAAAERLMLAWDQCASSYDNSPVAAVLERQAGDWLLEALDLPREAAVGFGTSATACGLACLAAARRSLLARKGWDFDRQGLAGAPPIRVVVSETVHITVRKALRVLGFGLDNLIIAPTDEFGRIDPDRLPPLDDSTILCLQAGEVNMGEFDPFIPLIRAARVAGAWVHVDGAFGLWARLSSDAMRLTAGVEGADSWTTDGHKWLNTPYDGAIAICRDGHALAAAMNSDAAYATADPFAQKNLTLEFSRRARGIPIWAALRTLGVEGISAMVDRHRALARRLADGLRATGFEVLNRVVLNQVLIRVAGDTDDGTHLARIRKAAEASGEIWFGPTVWRGRPAARLSVSSWRTGEAEIDHAIAVLAHLRETV, via the coding sequence ATGGACGAACTTTCGTTGATCCGCGATGCCGATAGCCGCGCCGCCGCTTATCTCGGCGGCGTGGCCGGTCGCCGGGTCTTTCCAGATCAATCGGCGTTGGACGGCTTGTCAGCATTCGCGGAGCCGTTGCCCTATCGGGGTCGTCCAGCCGAGGAAACGCTGGCCATGCTCGATGGTGTCGGCGGTCCTGCGACCGTGACCAGCAATGGTCCGCGCTATTTCGGCTTTGTCATCGGGGCGGCACTGCCGGTAGCGGCGGCAGCGGAACGGCTGATGCTGGCCTGGGATCAATGCGCCTCTTCCTATGACAATTCACCGGTGGCGGCTGTGCTGGAACGGCAGGCGGGTGACTGGCTGCTGGAGGCGCTGGACCTGCCGCGTGAGGCGGCGGTGGGGTTCGGCACGTCGGCAACCGCCTGTGGTCTGGCCTGTCTAGCGGCGGCGCGCCGGTCGCTGCTGGCACGCAAGGGCTGGGATTTTGATCGTCAGGGGCTCGCCGGCGCGCCGCCCATCCGGGTGGTAGTGTCGGAGACGGTGCATATCACGGTGCGCAAGGCTTTGCGGGTGCTTGGTTTCGGCCTGGATAACCTGATCATCGCGCCCACCGATGAATTTGGCCGGATCGATCCTGACCGTCTGCCGCCCCTGGATGACAGCACGATCCTGTGTTTGCAGGCGGGAGAGGTGAATATGGGCGAATTCGATCCCTTCATCCCCCTGATCCGGGCCGCGCGGGTCGCTGGTGCCTGGGTACATGTTGATGGCGCCTTCGGCCTGTGGGCACGGCTGTCATCGGATGCCATGCGCCTCACTGCCGGGGTGGAGGGTGCGGACAGTTGGACCACCGATGGCCATAAATGGCTGAATACCCCCTATGACGGTGCCATCGCCATCTGCCGCGATGGCCACGCCCTGGCCGCCGCCATGAACAGCGACGCGGCCTATGCCACCGCCGATCCGTTTGCGCAGAAGAACCTGACCTTGGAATTCTCCCGCCGGGCGAGGGGCATTCCCATCTGGGCGGCCCTGCGTACCCTGGGCGTGGAGGGTATATCGGCGATGGTGGACCGCCACCGCGCCCTGGCCCGCCGCCTGGCCGACGGGCTGCGCGCCACGGGGTTCGAGGTGCTGAACCGTGTCGTCCTGAACCAGGTGCTGATCCGGGTGGCGGGCGACACCGATGATGGCACTCATCTGGCCCGCATCCGCAAGGCGGCGGAGGCATCGGGCGAGATCTGGTTCGGTCCCACCGTCTGGCGTGGGCGTCCCGCCGCCCGCCTGTCCGTCTCCAGCTGGCGCACGGGGGAGGCGGAGATTGATCACGCCATCGCCGTTCTGGCGCATTTACGCGAAACTGTCTGA
- a CDS encoding PLP-dependent aminotransferase family protein, whose translation MNQPATVRWQPAIAHRPGPLYRAIAAALAEDIANGTLPPGTRLPTHRDLAWDLKVTVGTITRAYQEAERQGLIGGEVGRGTFVRDPRRLTEPVADTGGTLMEMNVGLIDLSVNATALWPDAGALTAATQAVAQRPDLVALMSYQTPLGHPRLRAAIADWLADSANMHVAPEQVLLAVGGQGAMLTALSAVTRPGDTLLVEQLTYTGLRAVALHLGLRLVPVAMDAHGLLPDAVEQAARAHGAHALYCMPTLQNPTTATLSLDRRRALVDVARRIGLMIIEDDVYGFLKQPAPPTLYSLGPDVTLYISSLSKSLFPGLRTGYVVGPRPLFDRLATILRATVLAPAHLGVVVAAELIDSGEAVRIAQRRRALVAERQALARSVLSGLDLTGSDHAVTHLWLPLPENVRREELVRGALERGVKITSADGFSPGKGEVQNAVRICLLGVDHASQLEKGLSVVESLISNPVATSAAWV comes from the coding sequence ATGAATCAGCCCGCCACCGTCCGCTGGCAGCCCGCCATCGCCCACCGTCCGGGCCCACTTTATCGCGCCATCGCGGCAGCCCTGGCGGAGGATATCGCCAACGGGACCCTGCCGCCCGGCACCCGCCTGCCCACCCACCGTGATCTGGCCTGGGACCTGAAGGTTACTGTCGGCACTATCACGCGGGCCTACCAGGAGGCTGAACGTCAGGGCTTGATCGGTGGCGAAGTCGGGCGCGGCACCTTTGTGCGTGACCCCCGCCGCCTGACAGAGCCGGTGGCGGACACAGGCGGCACCCTGATGGAGATGAATGTTGGCCTGATCGACCTGTCGGTAAATGCCACAGCCCTGTGGCCCGACGCGGGTGCCCTGACGGCAGCAACGCAGGCCGTGGCGCAACGGCCCGATCTGGTGGCCCTTATGTCCTATCAGACCCCGCTGGGCCATCCGCGCCTGCGCGCCGCCATTGCCGACTGGCTGGCCGACAGCGCCAACATGCATGTGGCCCCCGAACAGGTGCTGCTGGCCGTCGGCGGCCAGGGGGCCATGCTGACGGCCCTGTCCGCCGTTACGCGGCCGGGCGATACGCTGCTGGTGGAACAGTTGACCTATACCGGATTGCGGGCGGTGGCGCTGCATCTGGGGCTGCGGCTGGTGCCAGTGGCCATGGACGCCCACGGCCTGCTGCCCGACGCCGTGGAACAGGCGGCCCGCGCCCATGGCGCCCACGCGCTCTACTGCATGCCGACATTGCAGAACCCGACGACGGCCACCCTGTCCCTGGACCGCCGTCGCGCGCTGGTCGATGTGGCGCGGCGCATCGGGTTGATGATCATCGAGGATGATGTCTATGGCTTCCTGAAGCAGCCGGCACCGCCGACCCTGTACAGCCTGGGGCCAGATGTGACGCTGTATATCAGCAGCCTGTCCAAGTCGTTGTTCCCCGGCCTGCGCACGGGCTATGTGGTGGGGCCGCGCCCGCTGTTTGACCGGCTGGCCACGATCCTGCGCGCCACCGTCCTGGCCCCGGCGCATCTGGGCGTCGTGGTTGCAGCCGAACTGATCGACAGTGGGGAGGCGGTGCGCATCGCCCAGCGTCGGCGCGCCCTGGTGGCCGAACGTCAGGCCCTGGCCCGGTCGGTCCTGTCAGGCCTGGATCTAACTGGTTCAGACCACGCCGTAACCCATCTCTGGCTGCCCCTTCCGGAAAACGTGCGGCGGGAGGAGCTGGTGCGCGGCGCCCTGGAACGCGGGGTGAAGATTACGTCTGCCGACGGTTTCAGCCCCGGCAAGGGCGAGGTGCAGAATGCGGTGCGCATCTGCCTGTTGGGCGTGGACCATGCCAGCCAGTTGGAAAAGGGCCTGTCCGTGGTGGAAAGCCTGATCAGCAACCCGGTCGCCACCAGTGCAGCCTGGGTTTAA
- a CDS encoding PhzF family phenazine biosynthesis protein — MITPSPFWRIYAKLSEAIFEEPIMRLPLYQVDAFTDTLFGGNPAAVVPLESWLPDAVMQSIAVENNLAETAFILRDGQGWFVRWFTPANEIDLCGHATLASAFVIKNFINPDVSEIRFRTKVAGDLRVIIADGLYTLDFPNRAPKDIDIHPDLVRGLGGPVPELVQAARDWFVVYKDAATVRALSPDFTLLNGVGRMVIVTAPGDEPGVDLVSRFFAPMDGIPEDPVTGSAHCTLIPYWAERLDKDVLEARQVSARGGTLHCRLLGDRVHIAGRAVLYLEGTIHV, encoded by the coding sequence TTGATCACGCCATCGCCGTTCTGGCGCATTTACGCGAAACTGTCTGAAGCCATCTTCGAGGAACCCATCATGCGTCTGCCGCTCTATCAGGTCGATGCCTTTACCGACACTCTGTTCGGGGGTAATCCCGCCGCCGTGGTCCCGCTGGAAAGCTGGCTGCCTGACGCCGTCATGCAATCCATCGCGGTGGAGAACAATCTGGCGGAAACCGCCTTCATCCTGCGCGATGGCCAGGGGTGGTTCGTGCGCTGGTTCACGCCGGCCAACGAGATTGACCTTTGCGGCCATGCCACCCTGGCCTCGGCGTTCGTCATCAAGAATTTCATCAATCCCGATGTCAGCGAGATCCGGTTCCGCACCAAGGTGGCGGGGGACCTGCGCGTGATCATTGCCGATGGGCTTTACACCCTGGATTTCCCGAACCGCGCGCCGAAGGATATCGACATCCACCCCGACCTTGTCAGGGGACTTGGTGGGCCGGTACCGGAACTGGTGCAGGCAGCCCGCGACTGGTTCGTTGTCTATAAGGACGCGGCCACAGTTCGCGCCCTGTCGCCCGATTTTACCCTGTTGAATGGGGTGGGGCGCATGGTCATCGTGACCGCGCCAGGGGATGAGCCGGGGGTGGATCTCGTGTCCCGCTTCTTCGCCCCCATGGATGGCATTCCGGAGGACCCCGTGACCGGGTCCGCCCATTGCACCCTGATCCCCTACTGGGCGGAACGGCTAGACAAGGATGTGCTGGAGGCGCGGCAGGTTTCGGCGCGCGGCGGCACGCTGCATTGCCGCCTGCTGGGTGACCGCGTCCATATCGCGGGCCGCGCCGTCCTTTATCTGGAAGGCACGATCCATGTTTGA
- a CDS encoding sterol desaturase family protein — translation MWGDAWRGRSYDLGKMNLRELAFAYSTYPAIQAYAALALASAVLAVIWTENWGLMALTVLVATFIYPMAWYLIHRFILHGRWLYRMKWSAALWKRIHFDHHQDPHKLEVLFGSLANTLPTIALVTVPVGYLIDGKAAAATALATGLFTTCIYEFFHCIQHLNYKPTWNWVARIKQLHLYHHFHNEDGNFGIISYGPDMLLGTFYREAKQKPRSPTVFNLGYDVEEAARYPWVMELTGSPPRDRPPRPPASGNSDGVKAAS, via the coding sequence ATGTGGGGCGATGCCTGGCGCGGCCGCAGCTATGACCTCGGCAAGATGAACCTGCGGGAATTGGCTTTTGCCTATTCCACATATCCGGCCATCCAGGCCTACGCGGCGCTGGCGCTTGCCTCTGCCGTGCTAGCGGTGATCTGGACGGAGAATTGGGGGCTGATGGCCCTGACCGTGCTGGTCGCGACATTCATCTATCCGATGGCCTGGTACCTGATCCACCGATTCATCCTGCATGGCCGCTGGCTGTACCGGATGAAATGGTCCGCCGCCCTGTGGAAGCGTATCCATTTCGACCATCACCAGGATCCGCATAAGCTGGAGGTGCTGTTCGGCAGCTTGGCCAACACCCTGCCCACCATCGCCTTGGTGACGGTGCCTGTCGGCTACCTGATCGATGGTAAGGCGGCGGCGGCGACGGCGCTGGCTACCGGCCTGTTCACCACCTGCATCTATGAATTCTTCCACTGCATCCAGCACCTAAACTACAAGCCGACCTGGAACTGGGTGGCGCGGATCAAGCAGCTGCACCTCTATCACCACTTCCACAACGAGGACGGCAATTTCGGGATCATCTCCTATGGTCCCGACATGCTGCTGGGTACCTTCTACCGCGAAGCCAAGCAGAAGCCGCGCAGCCCGACAGTGTTCAACCTGGGCTATGATGTGGAAGAGGCGGCGCGTTATCCCTGGGTGATGGAACTGACCGGATCGCCGCCGCGTGATCGGCCGCCGCGCCCGCCCGCATCGGGCAATAGCGACGGTGTGAAGGCTGCATCTTGA
- a CDS encoding LysE family translocator, which yields MENSLNGTLLALAAYCVATSVTPGPNNMILAASGATFGVRRTVPNILGIVVGFGSLLLLAGIGGEALMRAVPILEPILKYAGVAYMLYLSWRIGTAGRPEAGSRAAPLTFLQAAAFQFINPKGLAMALSVHAIYRMPALGEVGSIVTVTGMFLVVGMPWTLVWVLFGQAMGRWLRDDRRLRLFNGALGLATAASALLLLI from the coding sequence ATGGAAAACAGCCTGAACGGAACCCTGCTGGCCCTGGCGGCCTATTGCGTCGCCACTTCCGTCACACCGGGCCCCAACAACATGATCCTGGCCGCCAGTGGCGCCACCTTTGGCGTACGCCGTACGGTGCCGAATATTCTGGGCATTGTCGTCGGCTTCGGTTCCCTGCTGCTTTTGGCCGGTATTGGCGGGGAGGCATTGATGCGCGCCGTGCCGATCTTGGAGCCAATCCTGAAATATGCCGGCGTGGCCTATATGCTTTACCTGTCCTGGAGGATCGGAACGGCGGGCCGTCCGGAGGCGGGATCACGCGCCGCACCCCTGACCTTCCTGCAGGCCGCGGCATTCCAGTTCATCAATCCCAAGGGTCTGGCCATGGCCCTGTCCGTCCATGCCATTTACCGCATGCCGGCACTAGGGGAGGTGGGAAGCATCGTAACCGTCACCGGCATGTTCCTGGTGGTGGGCATGCCCTGGACCCTTGTCTGGGTCCTGTTTGGCCAAGCCATGGGCCGCTGGTTGCGGGATGACCGCCGTCTGCGCCTGTTTAACGGTGCCCTGGGCCTCGCCACTGCAGCTAGTGCTTTGCTGCTGCTGATATGA
- the lptG gene encoding LPS export ABC transporter permease LptG, which yields MNRSTITRYLTRTFLVRVLSVLFALSALLQLLDLLDAASTVLERGLGGGGLVYYTMIRLPMVMERVVPLAVLIGSLSTLWTFASTNEIVAMRSVGMTPYQIMGALLPAALVISIAHFIMADQVAPRCERAFVSWWTATELPSEKKDDDPVKPVWFRLGDHVVRIASISDDGKHIEGVEMVTRDADGKATGLMSAVSGDHGPDGWQLSGVVQTEIGEPLRVTQSDKARWDVDLSPNNMIDLRKPPENIPFNRLLRIVRGNWAGGESPTYYATRLHSTYAAPLASLVMLLLAAPVAHGMRRRGGAMGSLALGTVIGLIFLLSSGILSSMGQAGALPPVMAVWSPLILFAAIGGAIMVYVEG from the coding sequence ATGAACCGCAGCACCATCACCCGTTATCTGACCCGCACCTTCCTGGTTCGCGTCCTGTCGGTTCTGTTCGCGCTGTCGGCACTGTTGCAACTGCTCGACCTATTGGACGCCGCGTCTACGGTTCTGGAGCGTGGGCTGGGCGGCGGGGGCCTCGTCTATTACACGATGATCCGCCTGCCGATGGTGATGGAAAGGGTGGTGCCACTGGCGGTGCTGATCGGCTCGCTGTCCACGCTTTGGACCTTTGCGTCAACGAATGAGATCGTGGCCATGCGGTCGGTCGGCATGACGCCATACCAGATCATGGGCGCGCTGCTGCCGGCGGCATTGGTCATCTCCATCGCCCATTTCATCATGGCCGATCAGGTGGCCCCGCGCTGCGAACGCGCGTTCGTCAGCTGGTGGACCGCGACGGAACTGCCCTCGGAAAAGAAGGATGATGATCCAGTGAAGCCGGTCTGGTTCCGGCTGGGCGATCATGTCGTGCGCATCGCCAGTATTTCCGACGATGGCAAGCATATCGAGGGCGTGGAGATGGTCACCCGCGACGCGGACGGCAAGGCGACGGGCCTGATGTCGGCGGTCAGCGGCGATCATGGCCCCGATGGCTGGCAGCTGTCGGGCGTGGTCCAGACCGAGATCGGGGAGCCGCTGCGCGTGACGCAGAGTGATAAGGCGCGCTGGGACGTGGATCTTTCACCCAACAATATGATCGACCTGCGCAAGCCGCCGGAGAACATTCCCTTCAACCGGCTGCTGCGCATCGTGCGGGGGAACTGGGCTGGCGGCGAAAGCCCCACCTACTATGCCACCCGGCTGCATTCCACCTATGCGGCCCCGCTGGCATCGCTGGTCATGCTGTTGCTTGCCGCACCCGTCGCCCATGGCATGCGCCGGCGCGGTGGGGCCATGGGCAGTCTGGCGCTGGGCACCGTCATCGGCCTGATTTTCCTGCTATCCTCGGGCATTCTCAGCTCCATGGGGCAGGCGGGTGCCTTGCCGCCGGTGATGGCGGTTTGGTCCCCGCTGATCCTGTTCGCTGCGATCGGCGGGGCCATCATGGTCTATGTGGAAGGATAG
- a CDS encoding nucleotidyltransferase family protein, whose protein sequence is MDTLVLAGSRGPEDPVAKLMGVSHKAFAPIAGVPMLVRVVRALIASPSVGMIHIAIERPELVEQHPELGLLLAGGRIALLPAEGSPSRSVSAALEALGTPLFVTTADHALLRPEWVDHFLTHLPDGSDVCVGLARDSVIQSAVPETKRTYLRFADGAFSGCNMFAFRTPAAAGVAQIWRQVEAQRKHPLRMIRLLGPLSILRFMLGRLTLTAALARLGRITGARAGVVEMPFGLAAVDVDKAADVELAERLLSV, encoded by the coding sequence ATGGACACGCTGGTCCTGGCGGGATCGCGCGGGCCGGAGGACCCGGTGGCCAAGCTGATGGGCGTCAGCCACAAGGCCTTCGCCCCCATTGCAGGCGTGCCCATGCTGGTGCGTGTGGTGCGGGCGCTGATCGCGTCGCCCAGCGTCGGTATGATCCATATCGCCATCGAGCGGCCTGAACTGGTGGAACAGCACCCGGAATTGGGCCTGCTGCTAGCTGGTGGGCGCATCGCCTTGCTGCCGGCAGAAGGCAGCCCCAGCCGCAGCGTGTCGGCAGCACTGGAGGCGCTGGGCACGCCGCTGTTCGTGACCACGGCAGACCATGCGCTGCTGCGCCCGGAATGGGTGGATCATTTCCTGACGCATCTGCCGGACGGCAGCGATGTCTGCGTCGGTTTGGCGCGTGACAGCGTGATCCAGTCGGCGGTGCCGGAGACGAAGCGCACCTATCTGCGCTTTGCCGACGGGGCCTTCTCCGGCTGCAATATGTTCGCCTTCCGCACCCCCGCTGCCGCTGGTGTGGCGCAAATCTGGCGGCAGGTGGAGGCCCAGCGCAAACACCCGCTGCGCATGATCCGCCTGCTGGGCCCGCTGTCGATCCTGCGGTTCATGCTGGGCCGCCTGACCCTGACCGCCGCCCTGGCGCGCTTGGGTCGCATCACGGGGGCCAGGGCAGGGGTTGTGGAAATGCCCTTCGGTCTGGCGGCCGTCGATGTGGACAAGGCGGCGGATGTGGAACTGGCGGAACGGCTGCTGTCGGTTTAA
- a CDS encoding dATP pyrophosphohydrolase, with product MSGGQGGDAGIRIEQVEPGSKGVDRFIALPYRLHQGDPNWVPPLFMERQETLSPKTNPYFLHADVMYFLALRGARVVGRISAQIDRSGLDIRKDATGHFGLLAAEDDQAVVDALFEAAADWLRAKGMVHMVGPFNLSINEETGLLVDGWDRPPMLMMGHDLAYLGPRIEAAGLVKAKDVYAYLYDIEQDLPAGVRQMIDRPLPANLRLRMLDMKRYEEDLGHVTSIFNNAWSGNWGFVPLSEAETKQMAKSLKLLINPKLAWIAEVDDKPVAFGVCLPNLNEAIADLGGKLFPFGIIKLLWRLKVAGVKTARVPLMGVRRDVGGWLQAILPFLVVDRMRLEARKLGYEWIELSWILEDNRPMRRMIEAIGSERYKTYRLYERAL from the coding sequence TTGAGCGGCGGCCAGGGCGGGGACGCCGGCATCCGTATCGAACAGGTCGAACCCGGTTCCAAGGGCGTTGACCGCTTCATCGCCCTGCCATACCGGCTGCATCAGGGCGACCCTAATTGGGTTCCTCCCTTGTTCATGGAGCGGCAGGAAACCCTGTCGCCCAAGACCAACCCCTATTTCCTGCATGCCGACGTCATGTATTTCCTGGCGTTGCGCGGGGCTCGGGTGGTTGGTCGCATCTCTGCCCAGATTGACCGATCTGGCCTCGACATCCGCAAGGACGCCACCGGCCATTTCGGCCTGCTGGCGGCGGAGGATGATCAGGCGGTTGTTGACGCCTTGTTTGAAGCCGCCGCCGATTGGCTGCGCGCAAAGGGCATGGTCCACATGGTCGGCCCCTTCAACCTGTCGATCAATGAGGAGACTGGTTTGCTGGTCGATGGTTGGGACCGTCCGCCCATGCTGATGATGGGCCATGACCTGGCATATCTGGGACCGCGGATCGAGGCGGCGGGCCTGGTCAAGGCCAAGGATGTCTACGCCTATCTTTATGACATTGAGCAGGATTTGCCGGCTGGTGTGCGGCAGATGATCGACCGCCCCCTTCCGGCCAATCTGCGTCTGCGGATGTTGGACATGAAGCGGTATGAGGAGGATCTGGGCCATGTCACCAGCATCTTCAACAATGCCTGGTCCGGCAACTGGGGCTTTGTGCCGCTGTCAGAGGCCGAGACCAAGCAGATGGCGAAATCGCTGAAGCTGCTGATCAACCCCAAGCTGGCCTGGATCGCCGAGGTTGACGACAAGCCCGTGGCTTTCGGCGTCTGCTTGCCCAACCTGAACGAAGCGATTGCGGACCTGGGCGGCAAACTGTTCCCATTCGGCATCATCAAGTTGCTGTGGCGGTTGAAGGTGGCGGGCGTGAAGACGGCGCGTGTTCCCCTGATGGGGGTGCGGCGTGACGTGGGCGGCTGGTTGCAGGCCATTCTGCCCTTTCTGGTGGTCGACCGGATGCGCCTTGAAGCGCGCAAGCTGGGTTATGAATGGATTGAGCTGTCCTGGATCCTGGAAGACAACCGGCCCATGCGCCGCATGATCGAGGCTATCGGCTCCGAACGGTACAAGACCTATCGCCTTTATGAGCGTGCGCTGTGA